In the genome of Pseudonocardia cypriaca, the window GCCGCGACGGCCGAGCTGATCGAGGCCGGGCGGTCGGGCGGCGTGCCCGTGGTGTTCACGACGATCGCCTACACCCCCGCCGAGGCCGACGGTGACGCGATCACGTGGCTCACCAAGGCGCCCGGCATGCGCGCGCTGCGCGAGGGCACCCGCGCGGTGGCGATCGACGACCGGTTGCCGGTCGAGCCGGGGGACCACCTGATCACGAAGAAGGGCGCCTCCGCTTTCTTCGGCACTGGGCTCGCCGCGCTGCTCGTGGGCCTGCGGGTGGATACGGTGCTGGTCTGCGGCGCGACCACGAGCGGCTGCGTCCGCGCCAGCGCCGTGGACGCCGTGCAGAGCGGGTTCACGGTGCTCGTCCCGCGGCAGTGCGTGGGCGACCGCG includes:
- a CDS encoding isochorismatase family protein; amino-acid sequence: MIDAVYERAGFGASVRRGERPAIVVVDLTNGFTDPSEPTGADLSSVVAATAELIEAGRSGGVPVVFTTIAYTPAEADGDAITWLTKAPGMRALREGTRAVAIDDRLPVEPGDHLITKKGASAFFGTGLAALLVGLRVDTVLVCGATTSGCVRASAVDAVQSGFTVLVPRQCVGDRAQGPHEANLFDIQAKYGDVIELDDAMGYLKVVR